Proteins found in one Desulfobacterales bacterium genomic segment:
- a CDS encoding CaiB/BaiF CoA-transferase family protein, with translation MPKQKIGALDGVTVIDLSRLLPGPYCSMILADHGARVISIESRRFIDDGLFFDTVNRNKEHMTLNLKSREGRQIFYKLIENADVMLEGFRPGVVERLEVDYERVSRVNPKIIYCSITGFGQSGPFVDRVGHDVNYLSTSGVLNLMGEPDRPPSIPGIQIADIGGGAMNAAIGILLALYARQNTGKGQYIDISMTDGLVAFLPAVLHFQQKDSQEPRRADAIFSHRYACYNTYETADGRFLSIGAVENRFWQKLCDHLAVPEYAALQYDDSHRQEITEFMRSAFKKKTLAEWENELADLEICWSPIQTFSEVVADPLFKEREMILDVAEKSGKKQTVIGVPVKLSDTPGSVRTAAVDFGQSTASILQELGYSEKEI, from the coding sequence ATGCCAAAACAGAAGATAGGTGCTTTAGACGGCGTCACCGTGATTGACTTGTCGCGACTTTTACCCGGCCCTTACTGCTCGATGATCCTGGCGGATCACGGTGCCCGGGTCATCTCAATTGAAAGTCGCAGATTCATCGACGATGGCCTCTTTTTCGACACGGTAAATCGCAATAAGGAACACATGACGCTCAACCTCAAATCCCGAGAAGGCCGACAAATTTTTTATAAGTTGATTGAGAATGCAGACGTTATGCTGGAAGGCTTCAGGCCCGGTGTGGTTGAACGGCTGGAGGTTGACTACGAACGTGTCAGCCGCGTAAATCCCAAAATCATTTACTGCTCCATAACCGGCTTTGGCCAGTCCGGCCCTTTTGTCGATCGCGTCGGACATGACGTCAATTATCTGAGCACATCCGGTGTGTTAAATCTGATGGGCGAACCGGATCGTCCGCCGTCGATTCCCGGAATACAAATTGCCGACATTGGCGGCGGCGCCATGAACGCGGCCATCGGCATATTACTGGCGCTTTATGCCAGGCAAAACACCGGCAAAGGTCAATACATCGATATCTCGATGACCGACGGTCTGGTGGCCTTTTTGCCCGCGGTTTTGCATTTCCAACAAAAGGACAGTCAGGAGCCCCGCCGGGCTGATGCCATTTTTTCTCACCGCTACGCCTGTTACAACACCTATGAAACCGCCGATGGACGGTTCCTATCCATCGGTGCTGTGGAAAACCGTTTCTGGCAAAAGCTGTGCGACCATTTGGCGGTTCCCGAATATGCTGCGCTGCAATATGATGACAGTCACCGCCAGGAAATCACAGAATTTATGCGCTCCGCCTTTAAAAAGAAAACCCTGGCAGAGTGGGAAAATGAACTGGCAGATCTGGAAATATGCTGGAGCCCGATTCAAACCTTTTCAGAAGTGGTCGCGGATCCGCTGTTTAAAGAACGTGAGATGATTTTGGATGTGGCGGAAAAAAGCGGTAAAAAACAGACGGTCATCGGGGTGCCCGTAAAGTTAAGCGACACGCCGGGGTCGGTTCGCACAGCCGCTGTGGACTTTGGCCAAAGCACCGCTTCGATATTGCAGGAGCTGGGCTACTCTGAAAAAGAAATT
- a CDS encoding crotonase/enoyl-CoA hydratase family protein has translation MPATSNFKVQIDGHAAWLILNRPEKRNTMGMSFYTEMEELLDDLDRDTRVRVVIIKGEGKSFSAGTDLEEAATLLAQSSADGRERMRKDITALQRAFTKIEQCRKPVIAAIHSHCIGGAVDMICACDIRLATSDALFSIRETRMGIIADVGTLQRLPYIIGQGWFRELAFTGRDFTAQEAHQMGLVTRLYEDRPALYDAAKQLADQIAACPPLTVQATKEVINFSRDNGIAAGLAYVAQKNAAAMPSEDLMEAMAAFKEKRKPVFKGK, from the coding sequence ATGCCTGCAACATCAAATTTTAAGGTGCAGATAGATGGCCACGCTGCCTGGCTGATTTTAAATCGACCTGAAAAGCGCAATACTATGGGCATGTCATTTTATACTGAAATGGAGGAATTGCTCGATGATCTGGACCGGGACACCCGTGTCCGCGTGGTGATTATAAAGGGCGAAGGCAAAAGTTTCAGTGCCGGGACCGATCTTGAAGAGGCCGCGACGCTGCTTGCCCAAAGCTCTGCGGATGGCCGTGAACGCATGCGAAAAGATATCACGGCCCTGCAGCGCGCATTTACAAAAATAGAACAATGCCGCAAACCGGTCATCGCGGCCATTCACAGCCATTGCATCGGCGGAGCCGTTGATATGATTTGTGCTTGTGATATTCGTCTGGCAACAAGTGATGCGCTTTTCAGCATTCGCGAAACACGCATGGGTATTATTGCTGATGTGGGTACGCTTCAGCGTTTGCCGTATATCATCGGTCAAGGCTGGTTTAGAGAACTGGCCTTCACCGGACGAGATTTTACCGCCCAGGAAGCGCATCAAATGGGCCTGGTGACGCGTCTCTATGAAGACCGCCCTGCCCTGTATGATGCCGCAAAACAACTGGCAGACCAGATCGCAGCCTGCCCGCCGCTAACCGTTCAGGCAACCAAGGAAGTCATCAATTTCAGCCGCGATAACGGTATTGCCGCCGGTTTAGCGTATGTGGCCCAGAAAAATGCGGCCGCGATGCCGTCTGAAGATCTTATGGAAGCCATGGCGGCATTTAAGGAAAAAAGAAAGCCGGTGTTTAAGGGAAAATAA
- a CDS encoding nitronate monooxygenase yields the protein MMETKVTRMLGIKYPIIGGTMMWISDANFVAAVSNAGGLGVLASAMYDSQEAFADAIDRIRELTDKPFAVNINLFPAMRQMDNEVYMSVLEEKAVKIVETSGHSAPEALCRRFKQAGMIWIHKCVGVRYAQKVQDLGADIVTVVGYENGGATGKLDIGTLVLVPAVVDAVRIPVIGGGGVSDGRSLMAVLSLGAGAAIMGTRLLVTRECPIHDNLKNALIGASELDTTLIMRSLNATHRVWRNPAAQNCEDLEACGADFPEIMEVVSGLRAKKMYDEGDLAEGVLACGQGICFAREILPVKTLFDGIMSQADDIRNKMHAA from the coding sequence ATGATGGAAACCAAGGTAACCCGGATGCTGGGAATTAAGTATCCGATCATCGGCGGCACCATGATGTGGATCAGCGATGCCAATTTTGTGGCGGCGGTCTCAAATGCCGGCGGACTCGGTGTTCTGGCTTCGGCCATGTACGATTCGCAGGAGGCGTTCGCAGATGCCATCGATCGCATCAGAGAGCTGACCGACAAGCCCTTTGCGGTCAACATCAATCTGTTTCCCGCCATGCGCCAGATGGACAATGAGGTCTACATGTCGGTCTTAGAAGAAAAGGCCGTCAAAATCGTCGAGACCTCCGGTCATTCAGCCCCGGAGGCGCTTTGCCGGCGTTTCAAACAGGCTGGAATGATCTGGATTCACAAATGCGTCGGCGTGCGCTATGCCCAAAAAGTGCAGGATCTGGGAGCTGATATCGTCACCGTTGTGGGCTATGAAAACGGAGGGGCCACCGGGAAACTGGATATCGGCACACTGGTCCTGGTGCCGGCGGTGGTGGATGCGGTTCGCATTCCGGTCATCGGCGGCGGCGGTGTTTCCGATGGCCGCAGTTTAATGGCAGTGCTGTCGCTGGGGGCGGGAGCCGCCATCATGGGAACCCGTCTGCTGGTCACCCGGGAGTGCCCGATCCACGACAACCTGAAAAATGCCCTGATCGGCGCCAGCGAGCTGGACACTACCCTGATTATGCGCTCCCTGAACGCCACCCACCGCGTCTGGCGCAATCCGGCTGCGCAAAACTGTGAGGACCTTGAGGCCTGCGGCGCTGATTTTCCGGAAATCATGGAAGTGGTCTCCGGTCTGCGGGCTAAGAAAATGTATGACGAGGGCGATCTGGCCGAAGGGGTCCTAGCATGCGGGCAGGGTATCTGTTTTGCCCGAGAAATTTTACCGGTAAAAACACTTTTTGACGGTATCATGTCACAGGCCGATGATATCAGAAATAAGATGCACGCCGCCTGA
- the rarD gene encoding EamA family transporter RarD translates to MQTHQTQTAQLTTASDSLWGVIYAVAAFLIWGISPIYWKALRSVPAIEIILHRIVWSFFLLVPLIILMRRWQEFVAVLKNPRTLLILLFTGLIVGGNWLLYIWAVNNDHLLQASLGYYINPLVNVVLGMVFLKERLRTPQIVAVALATAGVLYLTIYFGVFPWIALTLAISFGFYGLIRKVAPVSSVVGLTVETLWLSIPALVYLVYLDRLGQGAIFRVSFKLDLMLMGCAVVTAFPLLFFTLGARRLYLSTLGLLQYIAPSCMFILAVFFYDEPFASAQVVTFILIWIALAIYSTDSVRYYRHNG, encoded by the coding sequence TTGCAAACCCATCAGACCCAAACAGCACAATTAACAACCGCTTCGGATTCCCTGTGGGGTGTTATCTATGCCGTAGCCGCCTTTTTGATCTGGGGCATCAGCCCGATATACTGGAAGGCTCTGCGGTCGGTACCGGCAATCGAAATTATTCTACACCGCATTGTCTGGTCTTTTTTCTTGCTGGTGCCGTTGATTATATTGATGCGGCGCTGGCAGGAATTTGTGGCGGTCCTTAAAAATCCGCGCACACTACTGATCCTTTTATTTACAGGGCTGATTGTGGGGGGAAACTGGCTGTTGTATATCTGGGCGGTAAACAATGATCACCTGCTGCAGGCCAGTCTGGGGTATTACATCAATCCCCTGGTCAATGTGGTCCTGGGAATGGTTTTTCTGAAAGAAAGATTGCGAACACCACAGATTGTGGCGGTAGCCCTGGCCACTGCCGGCGTATTGTATCTAACCATTTACTTTGGCGTGTTTCCCTGGATTGCCTTAACGCTGGCCATATCTTTTGGATTTTACGGGCTGATCCGTAAAGTTGCGCCTGTCAGCTCGGTGGTCGGTTTGACCGTTGAAACCCTGTGGCTTTCGATCCCGGCTCTGGTTTACCTTGTTTATCTCGATCGCCTGGGGCAGGGCGCGATTTTTCGCGTCAGTTTCAAACTCGACTTGATGCTGATGGGCTGCGCGGTGGTAACCGCTTTTCCGTTGCTGTTTTTTACTCTGGGCGCCCGGCGACTGTATCTATCAACCCTGGGGTTGTTGCAGTACATTGCCCCCAGCTGCATGTTTATCCTGGCGGTGTTCTTCTATGATGAGCCTTTTGCAAGCGCCCAGGTGGTCACGTTTATTCTGATTTGGATTGCGCTGGCTATTTACTCGACGGACTCCGTGCGTTATTATCGTCATAACGGGTAA
- a CDS encoding XdhC/CoxI family protein: MDVHARIVELLEKQESFCLATVLESKMPGIDPGQKAIVRQDGSMEGSLDAKQLDSRVGRLAQQALKENKSAIVNIDSDCRIFLNVLCADAHLVICGAGHIAVPLAQFSQKLGFQVTVLDDRSDFASPARFPGCKVIAEDFSVALHNMSFGPATYVVIITRGHEHDVDCLVEIINKKTVYVGLIGSRRRVRFVLEALAEKGLPQKRLDEVFTPIGLPIGAESPEEIALSIVSELVCVRRKGPAQARTLRNAIGIE, translated from the coding sequence ATGGATGTGCATGCGCGTATAGTTGAGCTTTTAGAAAAACAAGAAAGCTTCTGTCTGGCAACCGTCCTGGAATCAAAGATGCCGGGTATCGATCCCGGTCAAAAAGCCATTGTCCGTCAGGATGGTTCTATGGAGGGCTCGCTGGATGCCAAACAACTGGATTCGCGAGTCGGACGCCTTGCGCAACAGGCGCTCAAGGAGAATAAAAGCGCGATTGTTAATATTGATTCCGACTGCCGGATTTTTCTGAACGTCCTTTGCGCGGATGCGCATTTGGTGATCTGCGGCGCAGGCCACATTGCTGTTCCGTTGGCCCAATTTTCACAAAAACTGGGCTTTCAAGTCACAGTCCTTGACGATCGTTCTGATTTTGCCAGCCCTGCTCGTTTTCCGGGCTGCAAAGTCATTGCCGAGGACTTTTCTGTTGCGCTGCACAACATGTCCTTTGGCCCCGCCACCTATGTCGTGATCATCACCCGGGGCCATGAACACGATGTGGACTGTTTGGTTGAAATTATCAATAAGAAAACCGTTTATGTTGGCCTTATCGGCAGCCGCCGCCGGGTGCGTTTTGTACTTGAAGCACTGGCGGAAAAGGGCCTTCCGCAAAAAAGGTTAGACGAAGTGTTTACACCCATCGGTTTGCCCATCGGCGCTGAATCGCCTGAAGAAATTGCGCTGTCGATTGTCTCCGAGCTGGTGTGTGTCCGCCGAAAAGGCCCGGCTCAGGCGCGCACCTTAAGGAATGCCATAGGTATTGAATAA
- a CDS encoding XdhC family protein codes for MTDLELFKKLSQLKQQDVAVCLATIVETSGSTPREVGAKMLICVDGTIYGTIGGGCGENQARSAALRSTLVTRQPEIVEIDLTDDLGTKGGDVCGGKLRVFIEPL; via the coding sequence ATGACCGATCTGGAACTATTTAAAAAGCTATCGCAGCTCAAACAACAGGATGTTGCGGTTTGTTTGGCCACGATCGTTGAAACATCGGGCTCCACACCCAGAGAGGTTGGCGCCAAGATGTTGATCTGCGTGGACGGCACCATTTATGGGACGATCGGAGGCGGCTGCGGGGAAAACCAGGCGCGCAGCGCCGCCTTGCGCAGCACCCTGGTCACGCGGCAGCCTGAGATCGTTGAAATTGACCTCACAGATGACTTGGGCACCAAAGGCGGTGATGTCTGCGGTGGCAAGCTGAGAGTATTTATAGAGCCCCTCTAA
- a CDS encoding ATP-binding cassette domain-containing protein, whose protein sequence is MTAALLHTEDVTKVYQVSAGLFRGKLPLTAANGVSIQVNQGEVVGLVGESGCGKSTIAKIILGLEGATSGQVYFDGQPLANIDRKERARRIQPIFQDPYSSLNPRKSIGSIISLPYRVHQIGNRSEMDARVSEIMETVGLPPRFMHSYPNQLSGGQRQRVAIARALVMKPELVICDEPTSALDVSVQSQILNLLLDLRKTRGLTYLIITHDLSVVEHIASRVAVMYLGRIVEEAATEKLFRNPRHPYTRALLASVLTPEPRLGLPETHLGIAYPNPIDPPPGCTFHPRCPEATERCQKESPQAVVEDDHMVACYLAHTSH, encoded by the coding sequence ATGACAGCAGCCTTATTACATACTGAGGACGTCACCAAGGTCTATCAGGTTAGCGCCGGTCTTTTCAGAGGCAAGCTGCCGCTGACCGCCGCCAACGGTGTCAGCATTCAGGTTAATCAAGGGGAGGTCGTCGGGCTGGTGGGGGAATCGGGATGCGGCAAGAGTACGATTGCTAAAATCATCCTCGGTCTTGAAGGGGCAACATCCGGTCAGGTCTATTTTGACGGGCAACCTCTGGCCAATATCGACCGTAAGGAAAGGGCCCGTCGCATACAGCCCATTTTCCAGGATCCGTATTCTTCCTTAAATCCGCGAAAATCGATCGGCTCGATTATTTCGCTCCCCTATCGAGTACATCAAATCGGCAATAGATCCGAAATGGACGCAAGGGTTTCTGAAATCATGGAAACCGTGGGGTTGCCGCCCCGCTTTATGCACAGCTATCCCAATCAACTTTCCGGAGGTCAGCGACAGCGAGTCGCCATCGCTCGGGCGCTGGTCATGAAACCCGAATTGGTCATTTGTGACGAGCCCACTTCGGCCCTGGATGTATCGGTTCAATCCCAAATCCTGAACCTGCTGCTGGACCTTCGCAAAACCCGCGGGTTGACATACCTGATTATTACCCACGACCTTTCGGTTGTCGAACACATTGCTTCGCGGGTGGCGGTGATGTACCTGGGCCGCATTGTGGAAGAGGCCGCCACCGAAAAGCTGTTTAGGAATCCCCGCCATCCATATACCCGGGCGCTGCTCGCTTCTGTTCTGACACCGGAACCCAGGCTGGGATTGCCGGAAACCCACCTGGGCATTGCCTACCCCAACCCGATTGATCCACCACCGGGGTGCACCTTTCATCCCCGCTGCCCCGAGGCAACGGAACGCTGCCAGAAAGAATCCCCTCAGGCGGTGGTTGAAGACGATCATATGGTGGCGTGTTACCTCGCCCACACTTCTCATTAA
- a CDS encoding ABC transporter ATP-binding protein, whose amino-acid sequence MSALLEVKDLHVDIPLAAGVLHAVRGVDFSVQRGQTLSLVGESGCGKSLSVLAVMNLLPKKAKWHADTIAFDGQPMDGISERRMADIRGSKMAMIFQEPMTSLNPCYTIGNQLEEALLRHKQTSRHEARERAIFLLEKVGITAAASRLKQYPHQLSGGLRQRVMIAMGLMCDPPLIIADEPTTALDVTIQAQILALLASLQEEFDMGMILITHDLGVVARMADQVAVMYCGQVVETGKAADLFENPLHPYTQGLLGCIPIPGKTEPGEHLGSIPGIVPTPIGQQTGCVFQNRCAYVFADCTSAEVGLIQISAGREYRCLLDTRTCQQNMNEGQSR is encoded by the coding sequence GTGAGCGCTTTGCTTGAAGTCAAAGACCTGCATGTGGACATCCCCCTGGCAGCCGGCGTTTTGCATGCGGTCCGCGGGGTGGACTTCTCCGTCCAGCGCGGCCAGACGCTTTCGTTGGTGGGTGAATCCGGTTGCGGCAAATCGTTGAGTGTTCTGGCCGTCATGAATCTTTTGCCCAAAAAAGCCAAATGGCATGCGGACACCATTGCCTTTGATGGTCAACCGATGGATGGCATCAGCGAGCGTCGCATGGCCGACATTCGCGGCAGTAAAATGGCCATGATCTTTCAAGAACCCATGACCTCTTTGAATCCCTGCTATACCATCGGCAACCAGTTGGAAGAAGCTTTGCTGAGACATAAACAGACCTCTCGCCATGAAGCCCGGGAACGCGCGATATTTTTGCTTGAAAAGGTTGGCATCACGGCAGCCGCCAGCCGCTTAAAACAATATCCCCATCAACTGTCCGGCGGTTTGCGACAGCGGGTGATGATCGCCATGGGGCTGATGTGCGACCCGCCTCTAATCATCGCCGACGAGCCGACGACAGCGCTGGATGTCACCATTCAGGCCCAGATCCTGGCCCTGCTGGCATCATTACAGGAAGAATTCGATATGGGGATGATTCTGATCACCCATGATCTGGGCGTGGTCGCCCGCATGGCCGATCAGGTCGCAGTGATGTACTGCGGTCAGGTGGTCGAGACTGGCAAGGCAGCCGATCTGTTTGAAAATCCACTGCATCCCTATACCCAGGGGCTTTTGGGGTGCATCCCCATTCCGGGGAAAACCGAGCCCGGCGAGCACCTCGGGTCCATTCCGGGAATTGTGCCAACACCCATCGGTCAGCAGACGGGGTGTGTTTTCCAAAATCGGTGTGCATATGTGTTTGCTGATTGCACTTCAGCAGAGGTTGGGCTGATTCAGATTTCAGCCGGCAGAGAATATCGCTGCCTGCTGGACACCCGAACCTGCCAACAGAACATGAACGAAGGCCAATCCAGATGA
- a CDS encoding ABC transporter permease yields MNTDISSPFKEINFPTPHQMTLRQARRHLGFLLGGLVLLLIILMALLAPLLAPHDPYHQNLSKRLTPPIWHDKGSWDHPLGTDNLGRDYLSRLMYGARISLIIGVAAMLISGVIGTTMGVLAGYFGGRVDMVVNAMISIRLALPIMLVALAVVALVGGSLLIVVLVLGLMIWNRFALVMRASTQQLRSMDYVSAAKAAGCSTLRIILTEIMPNILNNLIVVATLEITRAILIEASLSFLGMGVQPPLPSWGLMVAEAKGFMLFSPWMIAVPGAAIFILVLSINLLGDGIRDITAPEGRS; encoded by the coding sequence ATGAACACGGACATCAGCAGCCCCTTCAAGGAAATCAATTTTCCGACGCCCCACCAGATGACCTTGCGCCAAGCCAGACGTCATTTGGGTTTTCTGTTGGGCGGCCTCGTTTTGCTGCTGATCATTTTGATGGCGTTGCTGGCACCGCTGCTGGCACCGCACGACCCCTACCATCAGAATCTTTCCAAACGCCTCACACCTCCCATATGGCATGACAAAGGAAGCTGGGACCACCCTCTGGGGACCGATAACCTGGGGAGAGACTATTTAAGCCGCCTAATGTACGGTGCCCGCATTTCGCTGATTATCGGAGTGGCGGCCATGCTAATCTCGGGTGTGATCGGAACCACCATGGGGGTGTTGGCCGGCTATTTTGGCGGGCGGGTGGACATGGTGGTCAATGCCATGATCTCCATTCGCCTGGCGCTGCCGATTATGCTGGTGGCGCTGGCGGTGGTCGCTCTGGTGGGCGGATCGTTGCTGATTGTCGTGCTGGTTTTAGGCCTGATGATATGGAACCGCTTTGCACTGGTGATGCGCGCCTCAACCCAACAATTGCGCTCCATGGACTATGTTAGTGCCGCCAAGGCCGCCGGCTGTTCAACCCTCAGAATCATCCTGACCGAAATCATGCCCAATATCCTCAACAACCTGATTGTGGTGGCCACCCTGGAGATCACCCGGGCCATATTGATCGAAGCATCACTGTCGTTTTTGGGCATGGGGGTCCAACCACCGCTGCCCTCCTGGGGCCTGATGGTCGCAGAGGCCAAAGGGTTCATGCTCTTTAGCCCTTGGATGATTGCCGTGCCCGGTGCAGCCATTTTTATACTGGTCCTTTCCATTAACTTACTCGGCGACGGTATCCGAGACATCACGGCTCCGGAGGGACGATCGTGA
- a CDS encoding ABC transporter permease, with protein MLVYTGKRILLALLVAVVVSFISFMILNLSGDPAIALAGADASPEEIKFVREKYGLDRPLLVQYLEWAGRAIKGNFGESPYFNQPVKDIIGDRIGVTLILGMCAFLFAVCLAIPLGVIAAIRPNTWIDRMALTISVFGQAMPNFFFGLILIIVLGVILRWLPISGDDSWKHFIMPAIALGYYASPSLMRLTRTGMMEVLASDYIRTARSKGLRAGPVLFKHALRNAIIPVVSLAFVQFGYMLGGAFVIEYVFAVNGVGFLAVRSIERADLPVVQAIVLLLSVIYVTMTLLSDILNAYLDPRIRVK; from the coding sequence ATGCTCGTTTATACCGGAAAGCGAATTCTGCTGGCCTTGCTGGTGGCCGTAGTGGTCTCCTTTATAAGTTTTATGATTCTGAATCTTTCAGGAGACCCTGCCATTGCACTGGCCGGCGCCGACGCAAGCCCAGAAGAAATCAAATTCGTTCGGGAAAAATATGGACTCGACCGTCCGCTTCTGGTCCAGTACCTGGAATGGGCCGGTCGAGCCATAAAGGGCAATTTCGGCGAATCGCCCTATTTCAACCAGCCCGTCAAAGATATCATCGGCGACCGCATCGGTGTCACACTCATTTTGGGGATGTGCGCATTTTTGTTTGCTGTTTGCCTGGCCATCCCGCTGGGTGTGATTGCCGCCATCCGACCCAACACCTGGATCGACCGCATGGCCTTGACCATCTCGGTCTTTGGTCAGGCCATGCCCAATTTCTTTTTCGGTCTGATTCTCATTATTGTATTGGGTGTAATACTGCGTTGGCTGCCCATATCGGGCGACGATAGCTGGAAACATTTTATTATGCCGGCCATCGCACTGGGCTACTATGCCTCACCTTCCCTGATGCGTTTGACCCGCACCGGCATGATGGAGGTGTTGGCGTCCGATTACATTCGGACCGCTCGATCAAAAGGATTGCGGGCGGGCCCGGTTTTATTCAAACATGCCCTGCGCAATGCCATTATTCCCGTGGTATCTTTGGCCTTTGTGCAGTTCGGATATATGCTGGGCGGCGCCTTTGTAATTGAATATGTCTTTGCCGTCAACGGTGTGGGCTTTCTGGCCGTACGCTCCATCGAGCGCGCGGATTTGCCCGTTGTGCAAGCCATCGTCTTATTGCTGTCGGTCATTTATGTGACCATGACATTACTGTCCGATATTTTAAACGCGTATCTGGACCCGCGCATACGGGTCAAGTGA
- a CDS encoding ABC transporter substrate-binding protein, translating to MESLDRYFNTAREGMIVSRQICDDLLYRDPDTLQYKPLLAKSYKWLDNTTMEFELRQGITFHNGEKFDADDVVYTINFVSNPDNKVLVQRNVNWIDRAEKLGPYKVKLYLKQPFPSALEYLAGNIPIYPNEYYAKVGPKGFGIKPIGTGPYKVVEHEVGKRIVFEKNENYFKDSPKGQPSIGRLVQRTIPEDTTMAAELMTGGLDWIYQVPKDQADSLANVPNVQVLKAETMRVGWLVMDAAGRTGENPFQKAAVRKAVSHAIDREAISRNLVGGQSRVIHSHCFPTQFGCTADVVKYDYNPAKAKKLLAEAGYPNGFEIDLHGYRNRPYAEAMIGNLQTVGIKANLKFLKYSALREKVYGNKVTFNFTTWGSYGVNDISNITGRFYNFTEVDFARDEQVRDWLKEGDSTIDRDKRKAVYNKALNRIAEEAYVLPLFTWVANYAFSKELDFKPYPDAVPRFFLAKWK from the coding sequence TTGGAGAGCTTGGACCGTTACTTTAATACCGCCCGGGAAGGCATGATCGTCAGCCGGCAGATTTGTGACGACCTTTTGTACCGCGATCCGGACACGCTGCAGTACAAGCCCCTGCTGGCCAAATCATACAAATGGCTTGATAACACCACCATGGAATTTGAGCTGCGCCAGGGCATCACCTTCCACAATGGTGAAAAATTCGATGCGGATGATGTGGTCTACACCATCAATTTTGTCAGCAATCCGGACAACAAAGTTTTGGTGCAACGTAATGTTAACTGGATCGATCGTGCTGAAAAATTAGGCCCCTATAAAGTCAAGCTGTATTTGAAACAGCCCTTTCCGTCCGCTCTCGAATATCTGGCCGGCAATATCCCCATCTATCCGAACGAATATTATGCCAAAGTGGGCCCCAAGGGTTTCGGCATCAAACCCATTGGCACCGGACCTTACAAGGTCGTGGAGCATGAGGTGGGCAAGCGAATCGTTTTTGAAAAAAATGAGAATTACTTCAAAGACAGCCCCAAAGGGCAACCCTCGATCGGCCGTCTGGTCCAGCGCACCATTCCGGAAGACACCACCATGGCAGCCGAATTGATGACCGGCGGGCTCGATTGGATCTATCAGGTTCCCAAGGATCAAGCCGACAGCCTGGCCAATGTTCCCAACGTCCAGGTGTTGAAGGCTGAAACAATGCGGGTGGGCTGGCTGGTAATGGATGCCGCCGGTCGCACCGGTGAGAATCCGTTTCAAAAAGCCGCGGTCAGAAAAGCCGTCAGCCATGCTATCGATCGTGAAGCCATCTCCCGCAATTTGGTCGGCGGGCAATCGCGGGTGATTCATTCGCACTGTTTCCCAACCCAGTTCGGCTGCACCGCTGATGTCGTCAAATACGATTATAACCCCGCCAAGGCAAAAAAACTGCTGGCCGAAGCCGGCTATCCCAATGGCTTTGAAATCGACCTGCATGGGTACCGCAATCGTCCGTATGCCGAAGCCATGATCGGCAACCTGCAGACGGTGGGCATCAAGGCCAATCTTAAGTTCCTGAAATATTCCGCCCTGCGGGAAAAAGTGTACGGCAACAAAGTCACCTTCAACTTTACGACCTGGGGCTCGTACGGTGTCAATGACATCTCCAACATTACCGGTCGCTTTTATAATTTTACCGAAGTGGACTTTGCCAGAGATGAGCAAGTGCGCGATTGGCTCAAAGAAGGCGACTCAACCATTGATCGTGACAAGCGTAAAGCCGTTTATAATAAGGCGCTGAATCGAATCGCCGAGGAGGCTTACGTTCTACCGCTGTTTACCTGGGTAGCCAATTACGCTTTTTCCAAGGAACTGGATTTTAAACCGTACCCGGATGCGGTACCGCGTTTCTTTCTGGCAAAATGGAAATAA